From one Lotus japonicus ecotype B-129 chromosome 3, LjGifu_v1.2 genomic stretch:
- the LOC130747906 gene encoding cycloartenol-C-24-methyltransferase-like, with translation MNLASGVGGKMEKSEVISAVDKYEKYHVHYGGKEEERKANYSDMVNKYYDLSTSFYEFGWGESFHFAARWKGESLRESIKRHEHFLALQLGLKQEDKVLDVGCGIGGPLREIARFSKASVIGLNNNEYQLTRGKELNRIAGVDKTCSFVKADFMKMPFPDSSFDAVYAIEATCHAPDAYGCYKEIFRVLKPGQHFAAYEWCMTDAYDPNNKEHQKLKAEIEIGNGLPDVRSTTKCLEALKEAGFEVIWDKDLALDSPLPWYLPLDTSHFSLSSFRLTTAGRFVTRNLVKALEFVKLAPEGSLRVQDFLEKAADGLTVAGKKEIFTPMFFFLAKKPGGGSGGYHSD, from the exons ATGAATCTGGCATCCGGCGTCGGTGGAAAGATGGAGAAATCCGAAGTTATCTCCGCTGTTGACAA GTATGAGAAGTATCATGTTCATTATGGAGGTAAAGAGGAAGAGAGGAAAGCTAATTACTCTGACATG GTTAATAAGTACTATGATCTTTCTACTAGCTTTTATGAGTTTGGCTGGGGGGAATCATTCCATTTTGCAGCCAG ATGGAAAGGGGAATCTCTTCGAGAGAGCATCAAAAGACATGAGCACTTCCTTGCTTTACAGCTTGGCCTGAAGCAAGAAGATAAG GTTTTAGATGTTGGATGTGGAATTGGGGGACCACTAAGAGAAATTGCTAGATTCAG CAAGGCATCAGTCATAGGGCTGAACAACAACGAGTACCAGTTAACAAGAGGAAAG GAGCTCAATCGCATTGCTGGAGTGGACAAGACTTGCAGCTTTGTCAAG GCTGACTTCATGAAAATGCCATTCCCAGACAGCAGTTTTGATGCAGTGTATGCAATTGAAGCTACCTGCCATGCTCCAGATGCT TACGGATGCTACAAAGAAATTTTTAGAGTGTTGAAGCCTGGCCAACATTTTGCTGCATATGAATGGTGCATGACTGATGCTTATGATCCCAACAACAAAGAACACCAAAAATTAAAG GCTGAAATTGAGATTGGCAATGGACTTCCTGATGTTAGATCGACCACAAAGTGTCTtgaagctctgaaagaagcAGGTTTTGAG GTAATTTGGGATAAAGATCTTGCACTTGACTCTCCTCTTCCTTGGTACTTGCCTTTGGATACAAGTCACTTCTCACTCAGCAGCTTCCGCCTAACTACTGCTGGAAGATTTGTCACAAGAAATCTG GTCAAGGCTTTAGAATTTGTTAAACTGGCTCCAGAGGGAAGCCTAAGGGTTCAAGATTTCCTGGAGAAGGCTGCTGATGGACTGACTGTAGCTGGAAA GAAAGAGATTTTCACGCCAATGTTCTTCTTTTTGGCAAAGAAGCCAGGAGGAGGCTCAGGAGGCTATCACAGCGACTAG
- the LOC130747907 gene encoding cytochrome b5 domain-containing protein RLF-like, with amino-acid sequence MDTGDDFTFCQVSSHVDGDGSETNKLVSNIADISIKEESSNTSSSSSSSNTSNTGLLWKDGLPNDSNSRKESTIGSLSFSVVNTASNQPSELSSKLVPSNAENSPPQESPEQMISAKKPIVRTKVPFEKGYSQMDWLKLTRTHPDLAGLKGQSNRRLISKDDVKKHQTEGHMWTVLKGRVYNISPYMKFHPGGVDMLMKAVGKDCTSLFNKYHAWVNAEFLLEKCLVGILDEGQ; translated from the exons ATGGACACTGGTGATGATTTCACATTTTGTCAG GTAAGTTCACATGTGGATGGGGATGGTTCTGAAACAAACAAGCTTGTTTCAAATATTGCTGATATTTCCATTAAAGAAGAATCCTCAAATAcaagtagtagtagtagtagtagtaataCAAGTAACACTGGTTTATTGTGGAAGGATGGTTTGCCGAATGATTCGAACTCTAGAAAGGAGAGTACAATTGGTTCTTTGTCTTTCAGTGTAGTTAACACAGCTTCAAATCAGCCAAGTGAATTGTCTTCGAAATTGGTACCGAGCAATGCTGAGAATTCGCCGCCTCAGGAGTCACCGGAACAGATGATTTCTGCTAAAAAGCCGATTGTCCGGACCAAAGTTCCTTTTGAAAAAGGATACAGTCAAATGGACTGGCTCAAGCTCACCCGAACACATCCTGACCTTGCAG GTTTAAAAGGACAGTCTAACAGGAGACTTATTTCTAAGGATGATGTTAAAAAACACCAAACCGAGGGCCACATGTGGACTGTATTAAAAGGCCGTGTTTACAATATATCTCCATATATGAAGTTTCACCCTGGAG GTGTTGATATGCTAATGAAGGCAGTGGGAAAAGATTGCACATCTCTATTCA ATAAATACCATGCATGGGTTAACGCTGAATTCTTATTGGAGAAATGCCTTGTGGGCATCTTAGATGAAGGTCAATGA